The sequence GTGTTTTCTCGCAAGTCTGAACATTCCGGAGTCTTgtaacatatatttgaatatggaagctaaaggaaaacatttttaaatatattttctacgTATATGAAAGCCTATAATGGTAGAAAGACCTTCAGccatttatcaattatttcaaATTCGAAATGGCACAGAAGAGCGAGATGAATATTACCTCtggagtaaataaacaaacagacccaAACGCTAGTCAATATTTACCTTTTCTAATTatggaaaaagtgaagaaaacaaAGTGAACAGCTTAAAGAGGCGACTTCCTTTTGAAGTCTATCTGCAACGAATTTCCCCTTAAAATCACGAAGTATTCATCAGCATTAATAACATTTTACTGATCATCGGAAAGCGGTCAAATCAAAACACCATTTTCATCATAACTGATAGTCGAAAAAAATACCGAAAATCTATTTCATTTCgaggagagaaaacaaatacGTTAATTTTCCTCAGAGAGATtctcgctcacccccccccccccactcctcttgaaaaataaaaatatcttttcattTAATCTAAACGTTTCACTGCTTGAATGCCAAATTGCAGACCTCTTTGAGATTCCTGTTGCACGGGTGGTCTCCGCTGGACTCCACTGGCCTGGAAACGGTGGATTGACTCATGCATTTTCTGCAATTGAATAGGAACCGTGATGGGcatgtggaggagggggagggggtggagagttGCAAGATAACGTCATTTTGAAACTGGGATTTCCATAGATACCTGACGCATCTAATCCCACCTAGCATGGTTTGATCAACACGAACTAAGGCTTAGCTCAACCAAATAAAACCAGCTTAACCCAATTTAGCATTCCATTACAGAACACAACGCAATATAACATAGTAATAGCATCAACAGAGCAGAAAAAACGAATACAACAGAGGATAACGGGACATTACGACATAGCATAGCACAGCAGGAAACACGTGACGCAGCGCAGGTGAGCAAACAGCCCGTAAACAGCAAGTGACTAAACGAGTTAAAGAACACGAGAACATAACAGGACAAACCTAAACATAGCCAGAACCACTCAGTCAACTTGCCAGCAATGACGGAAACATCAGTAATGAATTCAACATAATGCTATTAAGAGATGACAATTTGCCCAATTATGATAATTGAATAGAAATTAGATAAATCCAGAAGTAATCACCCTTACCTCTTACTTAATGTTAAGAAATGCCTCTTATCTGCCAtgcaacattatcaacattaaagTCTAAAAGCAAGACGTTATACACCATACAGTCTTAAAAACAGCGAGTTATTCATCCCTGTGAGAACTTCTCAGGCTCATTATCAATCTCGGAAAATATTAAGGATTTCTTCTTTCTTAAAGCCGccttaattagaaaaaaagtttcAGACTCAGCTTTTGTGATCTAGGGTGCcagtgaattctctctctctctcttctctctctctctctctctctctctctctctctctctctctctctctctctctctctctctctctctctcgctctctctctctctcgctctcgctctctctcagccAAACTTCTGGGTGCGTTTCACTTCTCGTAAagacgtttttcttcttcttctgtaaaTTTTTTGTCCTCTTTCGTCCTTACTGGATAATTTgatgtgtttatgatatatataaatgtttcttttttcacaGAGATATAGAGGACAACCGTGATGCTTGCCAGAAACGCTTTGTCCCATAATTATTCGCGTAGACTGaggaacaaaaacaacagaaatttaACACTAAATGGGTAATCATTgtcttttgtatcattttttcctctcttttaccaAGAGATAAAGGATGAACTACTTCATTATGCTATAATTTGATGATAGTTAATTAGATCTTTCTGGTAAAGTACGAAGATGACCAACATTAAGACTAAGAGTATTAATGAGTCCTATCTTAACGTCTCCAGATTTCGCACAATTTTcctagttctttttctttctttttttcaaacaaatattctcatatacataatgatatgacTGAAGACTTCATGGTAGGCGGCAGAGTCAGTGGAAAGGATCAGGGGATCGATAAAGTCTGAGAGGATCACATAGGGTTTCATACACCCCAGGGGATCGTTTAAGGGTTTCTGAGACTTATAACCATCGGATTGTATTTTTGGAACATATTAAGGGTATCCGGGATTAATAGCCCTTGGAAATTTGTAttgttgtttccttttttgcttgattgcggtctatatattttatctttaatatgatataaattttttttggggggaaggtaaATGTTTCGTAAGTACCTGCTACCCTTTTCGTACCCGGGAAGCGACGCACGACCCCCAAGGCTTAGGGCGaaagttttcttctctctttttttaatcaagaGTGTATACACCTTAAATCGAAGCCAAAGTAGTAAATCATTAAAATAGACCTACCAAATATACTATCCTATGACATCCTTCACGATTGCAGAAACAAAAGAATCaaggaaacgggaaaagaaagacggtgggagagagagagagagagagagagagagagagagagagagagagagagagagagagagagagagagagagagagagagaaggcaataataataattttaaaaaaaagtgacaagGAAGAAGTCACGAGATCCGGCTTCTACCAACTCGAAGTCAACACGAAGTAAAAGACATTCAACACTTTTCCATCGACACTCGGTCGGGGTGATAGCAAGACGAAGATGGATTATCATACGAACTCCCAGAGAATCCAAAGACCTtctaaaaagcaaacaaataaataaatgaaagaggagaaaggattttttttggaaaaggaggGACAAGACTTGAAATGGGAGAGCAGCAAAGTGTTGTGGTCAACGGACTGACTCACCGCTAGGCCTTTCGTCTGGATCTGGACTTGGCGTAACTTCACCTATCTCCACTACGCGAAGCTAACTTTTCCCTTGGAGATTCCTAGCCTTTCTTGCATTGCCTGATACTATCGGATCCCCGGTAAGTTTTAAAAGATAGGTCATAAACTTAGGTGGAAAGTACAGAAGTTTTCTAAATTATTGTATacttgtatatcacacacacacacgcacacacacaaacactcgcacactcactcatttattcactcactcactcactcattcattcattcatttattcactcacttactcattcactcactcattcacttactcactcagtcacacacagacacacgcacacacacacacacacacacacgaatgtatatgcacatatacgtattcatgcaaatataaatatcagTATCTGCTTGCGTACAATACACATACAGTTAAGGCAATATAAAATGTGCAGATAAAGCGTTTTCGAAAATGCGTGGATTTGCCATGCAAAATCTAAATGCATCGGCAGCAGTTTTCATTCTTCTTACCTACCATCTCTCCTTCACTTGGCTAACTCGAGCGGACACCTAAAAGTTATGCAACCTTTTTTACGTTAGGACACAAGACCTCAAGGGATTCGGATTCAGTGAAAACGCGACTGCGCTCTCTAGGAAGGCGAGAGGTgacagggagggaaaaagggaaaggaaccagggagggagaaagggacgggaaacagggagggagaaagggaaaggaaaaagggaaaactggaaaGCTTGATCAATGGTGACAGCAAGAGGGGAGAAGACAAGACAGGGtagaagtgatgatgataatgatagtgacagcgatgatactattaatatctattatcagTGCCATTACCATTGGCATCATTATTCCATCATGATCAccagtaccatcatcatcacaattatcactattaacatcataAGTAGCATCATAGTCCTCATTATAATGATGAGTACTAACgttgaaaatgataatcaaaatcagAAAGCAGAGGCCAAAGGGTTTTCAAAATACATGTCTACAGCAGTGGTTCTTTACCTGGCGCCCCCCCAGGGGGTTTCATTATTTTCCAAAGGGGGCGCGATCCTTTGGAAAAAAGGCAGTAATTTCTCCAATTATCATTGTAtttctcttaacgagagcatggtcacataTTAGAAAGTTTGATAATAATGCCATTAATTCATACTCATTCAAAAGACTAACAACATacttttccataattttctttaaaatctggggggattttatttacagatgcaagagGGGCACGAAGGCAAGGGTAAATTCCTAAAAGGGGGCGTGGTAGTTAGAGGGTTAAGAACCAGTGGTCTTCAACAAATGCCTGAGAGAAACCCATTTCCAGACAGACCTAAGGTAGGcctacatatagattatattgcCCTCTTTCTTCTGTAAATCCCATGACCAACCCAGCCATTAATCTCATCACTGTTTGTCAATATTATTTACGTAATCCATTTGACGCTTCACCAGTGGACGAAAAGTATATGCAGTATATGTGCATaaatccatccattcatccatcaacacacacacacagatatatatatatatatatatatatatatatatatatatatatatatatgcatatatatatatgcacacacacacacacacacacacacacacacacacacacacatacacacacacacacacacacacacacacacacacacacacacacacacacacaccacacacaatatatatatatatatatatatatatatatataatatatatatatatatatatgtatatatatatatatatatatatatatatatatatatatatatatatatatataaacacaaacacaaacacagtaacgtgtacacaaagatgaaaatggaaacaaccacagtagaaaaagaaactaaatcgtaacgtttcgaactcttcacgagatcttcttcagacgaataattaaccgaaatggatgatCCATTTGATCCATTTCGGCTTATTATTCGGTTGTTTCCctgtttatctttgtgtacacgttactgtgtttgtgtttgtgtttataatatatataatatatatatatatatatatatatatatatatataatatatatatatatatatatatatatatatatatatacatatatatatatatatatatatatatatatatatatatatatatatatatatatacacagtgtgagtgtgagtgtgtgtgtgagtgtgagtatgtgtgtgtgtgtgtgtgtgtgtgtgtgtgtgtgtgtgtgtgtgtgtgtgtgtgtgtgtgtgtgtgtgtgtgtgatgatgataataataataattattattattattattattattattattattattattattattattattattataattatagtaataataataataataataattattataataataataataataataattattattataatggcaataataataataacaataataataataactacaacaataataacaacaacaacaataatagttataatagtaatattgataataactataataataatgataacgataataaaaaattataatgataaagataaaaatgataatgaaaatattaatgatgataatgataataattacaacaacagcaataattataataataatgatgatatcaataataataataataatataataataacagtaaaataataataataataataataataataataataataataaaaatgataatgacgataacaataacaatagtaacaatgatgcaGGAAATTATTacgatcacgataatgataaaagatataataaaaagacacCTATACCTCTGCCATTGCTCAGTGAATACTAAAATTTTGTGCCGGCGACGAGCCCCTTCGCCTGACCACTTCCATTTCGCTTTGCTCGCTGCAGCTAACCGTTGGAAGTGCCACGCTGAGGGGAGGTTGAGGAGTGGAACTTTCAACGCGGATTAAAAGCGTGACTGTGCCTTTCGATCGAAGTTTAAGCTGACGCGATTACCATGCAAGCAgaacgcacatgtatatacacgcaaGCACTTCAACGCACGCACGTATACATCTCACACGAAGTGCGAACTCGTACACGTATATGTTATGTGCGTATaagtgcatacatgtgtgtgtgtgtgtgtgtgtgtgtgtgtgtgtgtgtgtgtgtgtgtgtgtgtgtgtgtgtgtgcttatatatatatatatatatatatatatatatatatatatatatatatatatatatatatatatatatatatatatatatatgaaaaatgatattCATGGTTACAATGGAATTAAAATGTAGATCTTCATAAATGTATATCATTTAAACTTTACTAAACATTCACATGTAAAgtaatcactattactattcaTTTTCCATCATAATTCTAAATACCCAGATGTAACGACGGCATATATAGAATATCCTGTCATTAAAAGTATTTTATCTCTATTTCAGTTAGGGCTTAACTCGATTCTCTTCTAACTGGTGAAAAGAACGTTTTCTATGATACATAAATTTCGGCAATGACACTAGTTCATTCGTGGTCCTAAGGTTGAAGTACGGAATACAAGAAGCATGTGTATTTGCAATATATTGTGTTGAATTATAGCCACGCTAGTTCGTACGTCAGATAAACTGTTTAATATTCTATTTCGGTCTCTGCACTTTCGTTTTGTGCTTGGAACGGAACGCAGTAAATTGCACGGGACTTGAAGTAAACCAAGGGCTTAGCATCGCGTAGGTTCAAACAAAATGTTCCAGAATTGCAGCTGGAGCCGAAAGGTATATATCCTGCAATATAGAGAGTATTATCATATCTTGTTCATCAGCAAGCATACACTATTACAGTCTGTTATAAAGCTTTCGTTGATTCCTCTTCTGACGTTATATTCATGGTCTGTCACTTATTCTGTGCTCGCCCATGCGGAAGGCTGACCTGCTTGAAATGCACACTATATTTCAGATGTACAATTGCTGTATGCCCGGGTGCAGGCTGACGCGGGTAATGTTGCAGACATCATGGCAGGTCCatgtagaatttttatttttgtaacttgtatttccctttctctctttctctttttctcggcctctccctcttgttctgtatatatatatatatatatatatatatataatagtatatatatatatatatttttatatatacatatatatatattattttttttttttttttttttttttttttttttttatttacacacacaatcacaaacacacacacacacatacaaatattttatatataatatatatatatatatatatatatatataatatattttatatatatatatatatagtgttttgtgtgtgtgtgtatgtgtgtgtgtgtgcgtgtgtgtgtgtgtgtgtctatcaatctatatctattattgtatatgtaaaatatataaatatatatatataaatatatatatatatatatatctgtgtgtgtgtgtatgtgcctgtgtgcctgtgtgtgtgtgtgtgtgtgtgtgtgtgtgtgttgtgtggtgtgtgtgtgtgtgtgtgtgtgtgtgtggggtgtgtgtgtgtgtggtgtgcgtgtgtgcgtgtgtgcgtgtgtgtgtgtgtgtgtttacacacacatacacacacacacacggaaaattAGTCGTTTAGAATGGGAATACATTTTATAAGCAAGATACAAGAAAGAGTCGAAAAGAAAATTGTGGTTCATGGTGATGAAAAATGAGATGGATATGTAAGCTAACATAAATAATTACACAGAAGATATTCGTTTttgaatgtaataaaaatatataagctaTCGCAACGTTAACTCAGAAATCATATCCCCATGAGATACCAGTCTCCAAAATTATCAAACCAAATGTGTAGTCCTAACTATGCCACTGTACactttactattgttgttactacACCTTATAAAACGTAATGAGCAAAATAGTTCTCATAAAGAGaactaaatatgtatgtatagtcggcatgatcacttttctctctttcactgaaTTTACTGAGATTATCATTTGGACTAGTGCGCCAGGTGTGACTGTAATATAGTACATTATTAGAAGGCGTGTCCATTCCCTTTAACATGCAAATGATGTATTCCATTCTCTCAGTCCTAAGCTTACAAATTGGATGTTATAGATACATTACGTTAATGGGACTCAATTCTCTGAGAATGAGTTGCCTCATATACAATTCATATCAGCTCCTAACAAACTCATTTCTGTCCAGATAACATGAACTTCCCGTCATACGAGAAATTACAGTTAAGGAAATACGGCTGTTATTACCACACTTCATTTTACATTCTGGTTGTAAATATATCAAGTATGTGAAACCTTACCATCTAACTCACGAAACACGATGCAGATGCGACTGAATACCCATCATTATTGTATCCAGTACTACGTGGAATAGAATTTGTCTGGGAAGGAGTAATTCCACAAGACAGGATATGTTACTCACTTACGTCATATTTCGTTGAGGTttgtttttctacatttatccTTTATGCCTCATAGGACTTGGATAGACTGTTTAGGTCCCCTTGGGTTTCTTAATAACGTTATAGGGATTTTAGTCATATCAGGTAATACTGAAGTACAACTAAACGACTTTATACACAGAAGagcaatatataatcaaataatcaatTTCATATCTTTAGaatattctgaaaaaatatatagtaaaattctgggttaatatactatatacatagagatagatagatagatatatagattagaaagatacatgaatatatatatatatatattatatatatatatatatatatatatataatataatatatatatcatgatagatgctacatacatgaaatatatatatattttataatatatatcatatatatatatatatatatatatatagaagagatagagagaggagagagagagagagagagaggagaagaagagagagagagagaatgagagaccagagagagagatagagagaaatgagagagagatagatagataagattagtaataatagatatatatatttatctatgtatctatctatatatatataacatatttatatatagatataacatatttatatatagatataatatatatatatatatatataaagaaactttctatatatatatatatatatatatatatatactatatatatatatactatataatatatatcatgtatctttctgtgtatatatatattatctatatgattatatatatatatatatatgtgtgtgtgtgtgtgtgtgtgtgtgtgtgtgtgtgtgtatggtgtgtgtgtgtgtgtgtgtgtgtgagtgtgtgtgtgtgagtgtgtgtgtgttgtgtgtgtgtgtgtgttgtgatgtcaTGTGTAttaacagtatacatatatatatatatatatatatatatatatatatatataatattatatatatatatatatatactataatatatcttatatatatatattatatatatatatatatatatatatatattatatatatatatatatatacttaataatattatattaattataattatacatatacatatataacacacacacacacacatactgtatattaaTGAGTAAATTGATACGCAGtacattcttatatacatacataatatacactcacatgcacacactcactcacacacacacacacacacacacacacacacacacacacacacacacataaaaaaacatatatatatatatatatatatatatatatatatatatatatatataatatatattatataatacacacacacaagtatgttatatatataatatatatatatatatatatatatatatatatatatatatatattgtgtgtggtggtgtgtgtgtgtgtgtgtgtgtgtgtgtgtgtgtgtgtgtgtgtagacagatttgtagatagatagatagatagatagatatgtgtgtgtgtgtgtgtgtgtgtgtgtgtgtgtgtgtgtgtgtgtggtgtgtgtgtgtgtgtgtgttgtatacatatatgtgtttatatatatatatatatatatatatattatatatatatatatatattgtggtgtgtgtggtgtatatatacatattatatatatatatatatatatatagtatatgatgtacacactcaccagacacacacactcacacacacacacacacacacacacacaccacacacacaacaaacaccacacacacccacacacaccacaacccacacacacacacacacacacacacatatatatatatatatatatatatatatatatatataacatatatatatacatatataatcatatatatacatacatactgtatatcaattattaaattgatacgatgtgtgtgtgtgtgtgtgtgtgtgtgtgtgtgtgtgtgtgtgtgtgtgtgttgtgtgtgtgagtgtatgtgtgttgtgtgtgatatgtatgtatatgtgaatatagtgCGTATCAATTTAATcattaatatactgtatatatatatatatatatatatatatatatatatatatatatatatatatacatatgatagatagatagatagatagatagatagacagatttatatatatatacatgtacatatatatacacacacatatatatacatatatatacatacatatatacatatactcatatgtatacatatgtgtgcacgcGCCTAACCGTGTGGAATAAGCACCGTAGTTTACCATAAAAATTTAACGTTTTCTTTGATGTACATTCGCTTGCTCCATTGAAAATCACAGAAAACGATTCATAAGAGACTTTTGTTTCCAGGAAATCAATGCaagatttttctttattgttattattgtcatatatatatatatatatattgttacgccggtcgcctcgtctcccCCCCTNNNNNNNNNNNNNNNNNNNNNNNNNNNNNNNNNNNNNNNNNNNNNNNNNNNNNNNNNNNNNNNNNNNNNNNNNNNNNNNNNNNNNNNNNNNNNNNNNNNNtatatatataatatatatatatatatatatatatatacatacatatatatattaaaaacacaagatatatacatacatacatatatatatatatatatatatatatatatatatatatatatatatatatatatatatatatatatatatatatatccgcgagTGTCTTTGTGTGCGTACAGGTATGAACTGACCTTCTAGTACGAGCTACCTGAGAAAAAGATCGTTTAAATAAATTCCCCTAATCTGAAATTAATGTTGGGCACCTACAGTTTATCAGTCCCCCTATTCCTTGCCTTTGTCGCCGCCCTATTCGATAAACTTCTATAACTAAGAACAATGCTAAGTCATACTCTTTGAaccctcgtattttttttttccagagaggGCATTTCTCTCTGGCAGGAGAGACTATGGAAACAATGACAGAAGCGTCTGGTATCTGGCTCAATAGTTCTTCGATATCCTATTTGAAATGTTCTGTTAACAATTACCTtcgtaagtataatgataataatgatgttaatgataataatggtaatgataataatcttaatgataataatggtaatgataataatggtaatgataataatggtaatgatgataataataaatataacaatgataatattgataatgaaaatgataacaatatttagaaaaatcatagtgataataacgataatgataatattgatactaataataatgataatagtagacaTAACggtgatgttggtgataatgataaaagacgataataatagtaataataatagtaataacgacaatgttaataaaagcaataataataataataataataaaataataataataataataataataataataataataataataataataacaataataataataataattataataatgataataataacaatagtaataataacgataataagaataacagtatatgataatgataataattataatgttatataacaagatagtagtaataagtagtaataataatgatgatagtaataataataatgatgatagtaataatgataatgatgatgataataacaataataatgatgctaataatcaaaatgataattataacagcaacaacaatactaataatgataatgataataataatagtattaaaaataatagtaataataataacaatgataataatgataatgataatatataacaacagtattaataataatgataataaacaatatcaataatgatgataataataataataataataataataataataataatagtaataataataataataatagtaataataataataacgataataagattaatgataatgatacagtaataacaacaacaacaataataacaataataacaataatgataataacatacagaaaaaaactacaaatcgCATTCTTGAACTCTCCTGTATCCACAGCTGAAAAACCCGTCGATGGAAAGGATATAAGagccaaaaaaagaataaagaagaggacaAACACGTGGATGATAATAGCCATCGTGTCAATGGGCCTTCTTCTTGTGGTTTTCTTCGCCCTGGGAGTCACCTGCGTGCTTCTGTGGCGCCGGAAGGATGAGGGTCAAAGAGGTACGGTGTctgtgtggggggtaggggggtgggggagattagaggatgtggttttgtttttgttttgtttggtattTTAGTTAGTTCTGTTAATTATCTTAGTTTGATCTTATTCGTGACACTTCATGCTGTCCACATGATGTTCTGTCTCTCTTGATTTACTGACTtcctatattacattatttttgtgtattatatgatcatcataacataattcatgtatgttatatttgatttttattttctttttcttttattattattattatcagtgtttatatatatatatatatatatatatatatatatatatatatatatatatatatatatatatatatatatatatatatacatatatatata is a genomic window of Penaeus monodon isolate SGIC_2016 chromosome 10, NSTDA_Pmon_1, whole genome shotgun sequence containing:
- the LOC119577583 gene encoding uncharacterized protein LOC119577583, with protein sequence METMTEASGIWLNSSSISYLKCSVNNYLPEKPVDGKDIRAKKRIKKRTNTWMIIAIVSMGLLLVVFFALGVTCVLLWRRKDEGQRGTVSVWGTKVTGAGSGHMLDDVEPQLDRLEVIRENTTMSSRVWRIECLSLIGKLSPLSLP